A single window of Symphalangus syndactylus isolate Jambi chromosome 4, NHGRI_mSymSyn1-v2.1_pri, whole genome shotgun sequence DNA harbors:
- the LOC129480912 gene encoding arf-GAP with GTPase, ANK repeat and PH domain-containing protein 5-like isoform X4 yields MGNILTYCVRPRVNLEFDQQQGLVCPSESEIYEAGVGDRLAGAPMAAAVQPAEVTVEVGEDLHMHHIYDREMPEALEFNPSANPEASTIFQRNSQTDALGFNPSANPEASTIFQRNSQTDVVEIRRSNYTNHVSTEHFSQKCRLCLTIFLDDSTASQHYLTMTIISVTWQIPHHIMQRDADRSLSIFDERLYSYTTWFHHVSQDGLELLTS; encoded by the exons ATGGGGAACATACTGACCTATTGTGTGCGCCCCAGGGTCAACCTCGAGTTTGACCAGCAACAGGGGTTGGTGTGTCCCTCTGAATCTGAGATCTATGAGGCAGGAGTTGGGGACAGGTTGGCAGGAGCGCCCATGGCTGCTGCTGTACAGCCTGCTGAGGTGACTGTTGAAGTTGGTGAGGACCTCCATATGCACCACATCTATGACCGGGAGATGCCTGAAG CTTTGGAGTTTAACCCTTCTGCCAATCCAGAGGCAAGCACAATATTCCAGAGGAACTCTCAAACAGATG CTTTGGGGTTTAACCCTTCTGCCAATCCAGAGGCAAGCACAATATTCCAGAGGAACTCTCAAACAGATG ttgTAGAAATAAGAAGAAGCAACTATACAAACCAT GTATCTACTGAGCATTTCAGTCAAAAATGCAGATTGTGTTTGACAATATTCCTTGATGACAGCACAGCCAGCCAGCATTATCTTACAATGACAATAATATC TGTGACCTGGCAGATACCTCATCATATCATGCAAAG agatGCAGATAGATCTTTGAGCATATTTGATGAGCGGTTATACTCATATACG